From Toxorhynchites rutilus septentrionalis strain SRP chromosome 2, ASM2978413v1, whole genome shotgun sequence, a single genomic window includes:
- the LOC129768170 gene encoding uncharacterized protein LOC129768170 isoform X1, which yields MENVNELPIEVLTRIFDYFDVRERRHVSAVCTLWRDILHSVRFQRQCRTFLDGRFEEEFTESEKTVLQSCRNLSIILWDEENESVYDYEIEDDAEGREKEEIIPLTYLFNPTPQQNITDLIFSQKLDLERLDLNSTFVSCREILQDRLEKLENLKELSLLFDFRPVSSSQEVDPQVWSIRHNRIETLRIGLLDDIQPITLTAPNLTILDLKPKCPWILDIIRSYKHQLQSLKIDFQNVESMSTLMMMEFPCLTHLNVQMLEDKDNQIRYARTRNRFVDEEIEERFVKGMPKLKQLLLTSNLMFFRIAKALAKYAYQLEEISLEEQQMDYELLKVVERIPKLRRLTMLRCEVMDLGQVHPTLSLPPCLSELELLHSKSNLVFNKGLAGLKSLNVCAWTSKNHKILHKICKNLPNLEHLTVAFNSPKLENTALRHLHRLTKLKTLTMTSMELKLLHWKHCSVVPSVQRLTFENCTLHQSMFRPIVELFPSLKELYLDRCEFKYCDNDNDSDNDDSEDRDNKSVEQLRELFPLCRVSFRKWLPI from the exons ATGGAAAATGTGAATGAACTTCCAATTGAG GTTCTAACGCGAATTTTTGACTATTTCGATGTGCGTGAAAGAAGACATGTCTCGGCCGTCTGCACTTTGTGGCGCGACATCCTGCATTCGGTTCGATTTCAGCGCCAATGCCGCACATTTCTCGATGGTCGTTTCGAAGAAGAGTTTACTGAGTCTGAAAAAACTGTTCTTCAAAGCTGTCGAAATCTTTCAATTATCCTTTGGGACGAGGAAAACGAATCAGTATACGATTACGAAATCGAAGACGACGCAGAAGGGCGGGAGAAGGAGGAAATTATCCCTCTGACTTATTTGTTCAATCCTACCCCGCAGCAGAATATAACAGATTTGATATTTAGCCAAAAGCTAGACCTGGAAAGACTTGACCTTAACAGTACATTCGTGTCCTGCCGGGAAATTCTACAGGATCGATTGGAGAAATTGGAAAACCTAAAAGAATTGTCGCTCTTGTTCGATTTTCGGCCAGTTTCTAGTTCCCAAGAGGTTGATCCTCAAGTCTGGAGTATACGACACAATCGTATAGAAACACTTAGGATAGGTCTATTGGATGACATACAGCCAATAACGTTAACAGCGCCAAACCTAACTATCTTAGACCTCAAACCAAAGTGTCCCTGGATTCTGGACATAATAAGATCCTACAAGCATCAGCTTCAAAGtttgaaaatcgattttcagaaTGTGGAATCGATGAGTACTCTAATGATGATGGAATTCCCCTGCCTAACACATCTAAATGTGCAGATGCTGGAAGACAAGGACAATCAGATTCGATACGCTCGCACCCGGAATCGATTCGTCGATGAGGAGATAGAAGAACGCTTCGTAAAGGGAATGCCAAAACTGAAACAATTGCTGCTGACAAGCAACCTGATGTTCTTCCGTATTGCCAAAGCACTCGCCAAATATGCTTATCAATTGGAGGAAATCAGCCTGGAAGAGCAACAAATGGATTACGAGTTGCTTAAGGTTGTGGAGAGGATACCGAAGCTGAGA CGCTTGACAATGTTGCGCTGTGAGGTTATGGATTTAGGACAGGTTCATCCCACCCTTAGTTTGCCGCCCTGCCTTAGTGAGCTTGAGCTTCTCCACAGCAAATCGAACTTAGTATTCAACAAAGGCCTCGCCGGATTGAAATCGCTCAATGTGTGTGCTTGGACTTCGAAGAACCACAAAATATTACACAAGATTTGTAAAAATCTTCCAAACTTGGAACATCTCACGGTGGCGTTCAATTCTCCG aaattggaGAACACAGCACTTCGCCATCTGCATAGGTTAACCAAACTTAAAACTCTCACGATGACGAGCATGGAGCTAAAATTGCTGCATTGGAAACATTGTTCGGTCGTTCCTAGCGTCCAGAGGTTGACATTCGAAAACTGTACATTGCATCAGTCCATGTTCCGGCCAATAGTCGAGCTGTTTCCTTCACTGAAAGAGCTCTACCTCGATAGATGTGAATTCAAATACTGTGATAACGATAACGATAGTGATAATGATGACAGTGAGGATAGAGACAATAAATCAGTAGAGCAACTGCGTGAGCTATTCCCGTTGTGTCGAGTTTCGTTCAGAAAGTGGCTCCCCATATGA
- the LOC129768170 gene encoding uncharacterized protein LOC129768170 isoform X2 — MENVNELPIEVLTRIFDYFDVRERRHVSAVCTLWRDILHSVRFQRQCRTFLDGRFEEEFTESEKTVLQSCRNLSIILWDEENESVYDYEIEDDAEGREKEEIIPLTYLFNPTPQQNITDLIFSQKLDLERLDLNSTFVSCREILQDRLEKLENLKELSLLFDFRPVSSSQEVDPQVWSIRHNRIETLRIGLLDDIQPITLTAPNLTILDLKPKCPWILDIIRSYKHQLQSLKIDFQNVESMSTLMMMEFPCLTHLNVQMLEDKDNQIRYARTRNRFVDEEIEERFVKGMPKLKQLLLTSNLMFFRIAKALAKYAYQLEEISLEEQQMDYELLKVVERIPKLRRLTMLRCEVMDLGQVHPTLSLPPCLSELELLHSKSNLVFNKGLAGLKSLNVCAWTSKNHKILHKICKNLPNLEHLTVAFNSPVSSCV; from the exons ATGGAAAATGTGAATGAACTTCCAATTGAG GTTCTAACGCGAATTTTTGACTATTTCGATGTGCGTGAAAGAAGACATGTCTCGGCCGTCTGCACTTTGTGGCGCGACATCCTGCATTCGGTTCGATTTCAGCGCCAATGCCGCACATTTCTCGATGGTCGTTTCGAAGAAGAGTTTACTGAGTCTGAAAAAACTGTTCTTCAAAGCTGTCGAAATCTTTCAATTATCCTTTGGGACGAGGAAAACGAATCAGTATACGATTACGAAATCGAAGACGACGCAGAAGGGCGGGAGAAGGAGGAAATTATCCCTCTGACTTATTTGTTCAATCCTACCCCGCAGCAGAATATAACAGATTTGATATTTAGCCAAAAGCTAGACCTGGAAAGACTTGACCTTAACAGTACATTCGTGTCCTGCCGGGAAATTCTACAGGATCGATTGGAGAAATTGGAAAACCTAAAAGAATTGTCGCTCTTGTTCGATTTTCGGCCAGTTTCTAGTTCCCAAGAGGTTGATCCTCAAGTCTGGAGTATACGACACAATCGTATAGAAACACTTAGGATAGGTCTATTGGATGACATACAGCCAATAACGTTAACAGCGCCAAACCTAACTATCTTAGACCTCAAACCAAAGTGTCCCTGGATTCTGGACATAATAAGATCCTACAAGCATCAGCTTCAAAGtttgaaaatcgattttcagaaTGTGGAATCGATGAGTACTCTAATGATGATGGAATTCCCCTGCCTAACACATCTAAATGTGCAGATGCTGGAAGACAAGGACAATCAGATTCGATACGCTCGCACCCGGAATCGATTCGTCGATGAGGAGATAGAAGAACGCTTCGTAAAGGGAATGCCAAAACTGAAACAATTGCTGCTGACAAGCAACCTGATGTTCTTCCGTATTGCCAAAGCACTCGCCAAATATGCTTATCAATTGGAGGAAATCAGCCTGGAAGAGCAACAAATGGATTACGAGTTGCTTAAGGTTGTGGAGAGGATACCGAAGCTGAGA CGCTTGACAATGTTGCGCTGTGAGGTTATGGATTTAGGACAGGTTCATCCCACCCTTAGTTTGCCGCCCTGCCTTAGTGAGCTTGAGCTTCTCCACAGCAAATCGAACTTAGTATTCAACAAAGGCCTCGCCGGATTGAAATCGCTCAATGTGTGTGCTTGGACTTCGAAGAACCACAAAATATTACACAAGATTTGTAAAAATCTTCCAAACTTGGAACATCTCACGGTGGCGTTCAATTCTCCGGTTAGCAGCTGTGTTTG a